From Onychostoma macrolepis isolate SWU-2019 chromosome 05, ASM1243209v1, whole genome shotgun sequence, one genomic window encodes:
- the xbp1 gene encoding LOW QUALITY PROTEIN: X-box-binding protein 1 (The sequence of the model RefSeq protein was modified relative to this genomic sequence to represent the inferred CDS: deleted 2 bases in 1 codon) has protein sequence MVVVTAGTGGAHKVLLISGKQSRSISVMIPNQASSDSDSTVSGAPLRKRQRLTHLSPEEKALRRKLKNRVAAQTARDRKKAKMGELEQQVLELELENQKLHFENRLLREKTSDLLGENEELRQRLGLDTLEEKEKVQVLESAVSDLGLVTGSSESAALRLRVSAAGADPAVPKSEDFTMDTHSPGPSDSESDLLLGILDILDPELFLKTELPEAQEPELVLDAGAGEQVPASPSAALGPAPVKLEALNELIHFDHIYTKPAEVVSEESICDVKSEDSVTFSEVDEEIEVEVKDEPEEVVIPAVDRTPDAVDDFFSDASSFSGYEKASNLTDAYSDSGYERSPSPFSNISSPLCSEGSWDDMFATELFPQLISV, from the exons ATGGTCGTAGTTACAGCAGGCACCGGAGGAGCCCATAAAGTCCTCCTGATATCGGGGAAACAGAGCCGCTCCATATCTGTCATGATCCCGAACCAAGCCTCTTCAGACTCGGACTCCACCGTCTCCGGTGCACCGCTGCGCAAACGGCAGAGACTCACTCATCTGAGCCCGGAGGAGAAAGCGCTGAGAAG gaaaCTGAAGAACAGAGTTGCTGCACAGACTGCAAGAGACAGAAAAAAGGCCAAAATGGGGGAGTTGGAGCAGCAAGTCTTAGAGTTGGAGCTCGAG AATCAGAAACTTCACTTCGAGAACAGATTGTTGCGAGAGAAGACGAGCGATCTGCTCGGTGAGAATGAGGAACTGAGACAGAGACTGGGGTTGGATACTTtggaagagaaagaaaag gTTCAGGTACTGGAGTCCGCGGTGAGCGATTTGGGTTTGGTGACCGGGTCTTCTGAGTCAGCAGCACTCAGGCTACGTGTG TCCGCAGCAGGTGCAGACCCAGCAGTCCCCAAATCTGAAGACTTCACCATGGATACTCACAGCCCTGGCCCTTCAGACTCTGAG TCTGATCTCTTGCTTGGTATTCTGGACATCCTTGACCCAGAGCTCTTCCTCAAGACAGAACTCCCAGAAGCACAGGAGCCAGAGCTTGTGCTGGATGCAGGTGCAGGAGAGCAAGTACCTGCCTCCCCATCTGCAGCTTTGGGGCCCGCACCAGTTAAGCTGGAAGCCCTTAATGAACTGATCCACTTTGACCACATCTACACCAAACCCGCCGAGGTGGTGAGCGAGGAGAGCATTTGCGACGTCAAAAGCGAGGATTCCGTCACCTTCTCCGAGGTCGATGAAGAAATCGAGGTGGAAGTCAAAGACGAACCGGAGGAAGTGGTCATCCCTGCGGTGGATCGGACTCCAGACGCGGTTGACGACTTCTTCTCTGACGCCTCTTCCTTCAGTGGCTACGAGAAGGCTTCGAATCTGACGGATGCTTACAGTGACTCTGGATACGAGAGGTCTCCTTCCCCCTTCAGTAACATTTCATCCCCCCTCTGCTCCGAGGGCTCTTGGGATGACATGTTTGCGACTGAACTCTTCCCCCAACTGATCAGTGTCTGA